The genomic window GGCTGGAACGGCGGCTCATGTCTACCTCACTTCTTCTTGGCGGCGACGGCACCCGCCTTGGGGCGCTTGGCGCCGTACTTGGAACGGGACTGGTTGCGGCCGGCGACGCCGGTGGCATCCAGGGTGCCGCGGACCACGTGGTAGCGCACGCCCGGGAGATCCTTCACGCGACCGCCGCGGATGAGCACGATGCTGTGCTCCTGCAGGTTGTGGCCCACGCCGGGGATGTAGGTGGTGCACTCGATGCCGTTGGTGAGGCGCACGCGGGCCACCTTGCGGAGGGCCGAGTTCGGCTTCTTGGGCGTCGTGGTGAAGACCCGGGTGCACACGCCGCGCTTCTGCGGGCAGGCGTCCAGCGCCGGGCTCTTGGTCTTGTTCTCAAAGGTGCTCCGCCCCTGGCGGATCAGCTGATTGATGGTTGGCACACCATCCTCCTATGTTTTGGGCATGCAGCAAGGTATTCGCCGCTTGCCGGCGCCGAAGAGGTCATGCGGGATGACGTCGGGCGAAAATTCCACGGGCCCATGGGACCCGGGAATCTGAAATGTTACCGAAATTCAGGGAAATGTCCAGCCACAATCCCGATTTTCAGTTGTCCTTGGCCGGGGAATGGCAGGCGCAGCCTCCGGAGCAGCCCCCCTTGGGGGCGGCCGGGGCCTCCGAAGCGGCCTCCTTCTTCTCGGGGGCGGACCCGGAATAGCCCTGGGCATGCCACCCTCCGCCGGACAGGTTGAAGGCCGTCCGGGAGATCTGGCGCTTCATGCCCATGCCGGCCCCGCAGTGCTCGCAGGCGTGCTCGGTGGGGGCGGAAAACCCCTCCAGTTTTTCTTCCTTTTCGCCGCAGGTTTCGCAGCGGTATTCATACAGCGGCATGGCATCCTCTTGAAACCGGCCGTCGGCCGGAACTACCAGCTTACCCCAGGAATCCCATGACTTCACCCGCCCGCTACTTCACCGACGCCCAGTCCTTCCTCAGCGCCCACCCCAACCGGAACGGGAAACTCTGTTTTACCAACGGTTGCTTCGACCTGATCCACCCCGGCCACGTGCAGTACCTGGAGGACGCCCGGGCCCTGGGGGACTTCCTGGTGGTCGGCCTGAACTCCGACGCCTCCGTGGCCCGGCTCAAGGGGCCCTCCCGCCCCCTCCAGGACGAGGCCGCCCGGGCCCGGGTCCTCCTGGGCCTGCGCAGCGTGGACGCGGTGGTGCGCTTCGAGGAGGACACCCCCCTCGAGCTCATCACGGCCCTGCAGCCCGACATCCTCACCAAGGGCGGGGACTACACGCCCGAGACCGTGGTGGGGCGGGACGTGGTGGAGGCGCGGGGGGGGACCCTGGTCCTCATCCCGTTCCTGCCGGGGCACAGCACCAGCACCATCGTGGAGCGGATCAAGTCGGGGCGTGGGGTCCTGGCCTAGCTGAAGCGGCGGGCCGGAAGTGGCGGCACCGTCCCGTCCGGAGGGCATACCCCCAGGGCGTAGTGCCAGTAATGCCAGGACCGCTCGTTGAACCAGCCGGGTTCAGCGATTTCAAGCACCACCCGGAAGGAAGCTTCACCGATGGCTGCGAGGAGGGCCCGGGAATCGTCAAAATCTCCCATGTTCATGACCTGCGCGATAACCCGGTCGGGGCGGAGCATCGCCTCGGCGGGTGTCTCCCACCAGATGTAGCGACGGGCATCCTCGAAGAGCATTCGGCTCGCGGTCTGGTCCATCAGGCTTCTCCAGGTCCGAGCCGGGACGAGAGGATGGTCAGCGCCGGGATATCGATGACGGAGGCGGACTTCCTGACCAGGGATTCGCGCACATCAGCTGGCAGTCCACCCAGGTCCCCGTCGCCGAAGTAGGCCAGTGCCTTCAGCGCCTCGGAGGGCTGGAAGGTCTTGCCGTAAAGCGCCTTCCCAGCCGCGAGGCCTTCGTCGAGGCCCACACCCCGCCCGAGCATGGCATGGATGTCGAGATAGTCCTTCTTCTCCGCCCTCTGCTGAATGACCTTGAGCTTCGTCCCCATCAGATCCAGAAGCGAGGCCGCGACCACGACACCGTCGCTGGTCACGTCCGGAGTCCCCACCCGGCCCATGCTCCTTCCCCCGAAGAAGGAGACCTTCACGCCTTCTCCCGAACCCTCCTCCACAGCCACCAGCAGGGTGAGGGTATTGGGCGCCTCCTGGAGGACCTGGGACCTGCCGCCGAATGGGAGTGCCGCGATGACACCGGCATGCTCCAGCTTACGATCCGTGAAGAAGTCAAAATCCACGGATACCCGGTGCCCCAGGCGAAGGGAAATGGCCGTCCCTCCGTAGAGGACGAACCCCTGGTCCCGGAGCACCCGGAGGGCCGGCCACAGGGCACGTTGGTTGACGGGAAGGATCTGCAGCTCCGGCACGAAGGACCCGGCCTCGGGTCCGGCCGCCTTGTAGAGCTCCCCTTCACGCTTTGGACCACCGAACGTCATTCTCCGCCCTCTCGGGGTGCCGGCTGGACGCAACTCCCTTCAAGTATAGCCCCCCCTTCGGGATGGGCGTTAGCGCTCCACCTTTCCGCCCTTCATCCCCTGGATCCCCTCGATCTTGCTGTTGTAGCGCTCCTGCTCCGAGGGATCGGCGTACTTCTTCGCATCCTGCAGGCTCCGGATGGCCCCCTCCAGGTCACCCGCCGCCAGGCGCACCCGCGCGGCCAGCAGGAGGAAGTCCGGGTCCTTGGGCAGGATCCTGAGAGCGGACCGCATGCGGTTCTGGGCCTCGGCCACGTCCCCTTCCAGCAGCGCCTCCTCGGCGAGGTAGGCGTGGAAGTAGGGGTCCTTCTTGCGCACCGTCTCCCCCAGGGCGCGGAAGCGCTGGGCCTCCTCCACCCGCCCCGCGTTGCGCAGCAGGGCCTCCATGTTCCCGATGGGCGCCCCGTCGCGCTTGTCCAGCTCCATGGCGCGGCGGTAGGCCTCCTCGGCCTTGGCGGGATTGTCCATGGCGGCGTACACGACCCCAAGGATGTTCCAGCCGACGCTTGACTTGGGATCGGAATCCAGGGAGAGCTGGGCCTGCTCCCGGGCGGCGTCCAGGTCCCCGTCGGTGAGGCACTCCACGGCCCGGTTGCTGTAGAAGAGGGCCCGGAACCGGGTCTCGGGAAGGACGACGACCTTGTAGGTGCCGTAGCGCTTGCGCAGTTCCGGCACGAAGTCGGCGATGAGGTCGTTGTGGGGCGGGGCGGGGGTCAGGGCGACCACGTGCCGCTCGAAGCGGATGATCCCCCCGGCCTTGCGCCAGTGGTTCGTGTTCAGGGCCTCCGCGTATTCCTCGTGGATCCCCATGGCGCGGCAGGCCACCACGAAGAAGGCGGTCAGGGACAGGCAGTTGGCCCTGCCGTCGGTCCACACCTCGGCCACCGTGCGGGTGCGGGAGTTGTCGTAGACCAGGCCGATGCCGCCATCGGCGCGCTTCAGGAATAGCGTCTGGAGGAGGTCCTGCAGCTTGGTCTGGGTGGTGGGGGCGGAGCCCGTGGCCTTGAGGATGTAGGCCCTGGCCTCCGAGGGGAGGAAGAAGGGATCCGCCTGGGCGGGCGCCGTCTGGGCCTGGGAAACGATCCCCAGGAGGCCGGCGGCCAAGAACGTCCGAATGTCCATCAAACCCAAGCCCTCCGCCAACGACTTTACAGGAACGGAACCTCCTGGTTCAGAATACGGCAGGGAACGGTCCGGAGGTTAGAATGGACCGCCCCGGGAGGACAGCCCATGACCACAGCCATCGTTTGCGCCTATTCCTCCGTCGGCCACGAGGCCCTGGCCGGACTCCTGGAGGCCGGGATCAACGTACAGGCCCTCTTCACCTACCCCCAGCGCCCCGACGAGGCCTGGTTCACCCCGCCCGCGGCCCTGGCCCAGAAGCACGGCATCGCCGTGCACATGGAAAAGGACTTCAACAGCGACAAGGTTTACAAGACCGTGGCCGCCATGGCGCCGGACTTCCTCTTCAGCTTCTATTTCCGGGAGATGATCCACCAGCGGTACCTGGACCTGCCCAAGAAGGGCGCCTACAACCTCCACGGCTCCCTCCTGCCCGCCTACCGGGGCCGTGCCCCCATCAACTGGGTCCTGGTGAAGGGCGAGACGGCCACCGGCATCACGCTCCACTCCATGACCTCCCGGCCCGACGACGGCGACATCATCGGCCAGACCCCCCTGCCCATCGCCTGGGACGAGACGGCCCTCAGCCTCACCCTGCGCTCCGCCGCGGCCGCCAGGACCCTGGTCAAGGCCCTCGTCCCCGGCCTGGTGGACGGCACCGCCAAGCGGATCCCCCAGAAGGGCCTGGGCGCCTCCAGCTACTTCGGGGGCAGGGCCCCCGAGGACGGCCAGCTCGACCTCACCCATCCCCTCCACGAGGCCTTCAACCTCATCCGGGCCGTGGCCGATCCCTGGCCCAACGCCTTCCTGGAGACCCCCCGGGGGCTCCTGAAGGTGGCCTGGGCCCTTCCCTCGGCCTCCCCCTGCCCCCAGGGCCACTTCCGGGAAGGCCGGGAGGGGATCCTCCTGGGCTTCCGGGACGGCGCCCTGCGCCTCCACACCCTCCGCCGGGAGGGGGTCCGCAGCGAGCGCCCCTCGGTCCATGCCGCCTGGCTCAGGGAGCTGGGCATCCCCGAAGCCAAGTGAGGCCCCTCCTCGCCGCCCTCCTCCTCCTGGGGTCCGCGGCCCTGGCCCGCCCCGTGGGCACCGCCCGGGAGGCCCGGGCCATCGCCGAGCACGAGACCAGCGGCATCGCCGTCAGCGCCCGGAGGGTGCACCTGAACGGCGCCACCGGGGGGTGGGAGGTGGACCTGCGCATGCCGGGGGAGAGCCGCGGGTGGCGGTGCGTGGTGGACAGCGATACGCGCGCGGTGTTCACGAAGACGCGGATTCCCAATCCAGAGGTGCCGAGGGGGCGGAAAAAGCAGTGAAGGGATATTGACGCCCCTGAAAGGTTCTATAACCCGTCAGCAGGGTTGCGGCGAATCCGCCAAGGGGTCCCCGCTGACGATGCGGATCGGCAGGCCATCACCGGTTTGACCGGGAGATGCTGGAGCATCCCCAGGATTTCAACCCGGCTCCCATCCGCAACCCGATCCGAACGGCACGCCTCAAGGCAGGAATAAGCCAGGAGGACCTGGCTTCAGCCCATGGCATCAGCCAACCGGCACTTGCCTAGGGCCGAAAGCCCTGAAGGTGCGACCGGGAACAAAAGAGAGGCCCGGTATTCTTCTGTCCTGGGTTGCGGTGATGGGTGGGCCACCCGCCTTCAGCCCTCGGTCCTGATTTCGGTCCTTGCCAGTTCCAGGTCCGCCTCGACCATCATCTCGACCAGCGATGCGAAATCCATGGTCGGCTTCCAACCCAGAAGGTCCCGGGCCTTGGATGCGTCGCCCTCGATGTCGTCTACCTCTGAGGGCCGGAGGAAGCGAGGATCGGTATCGACGAATTCATGCCAATCCAGCCCAACCGTTGCAAAGGCCAGATCCAGAAACCCGCGGATTGAATTGGAGACCCCGGTGGCGATGACATAATCGTCAGGCTCCTCCTGCTGCAACATGCGCCACATGGCCTCAACATAATCCCCGGCGAAACCCCAGTCCCGCCTTGGCTCCAGGTTTCCAAGAGTCAAGCGATGTTCCAGGCCCAGCTTGATTCTAGCTGCCGCCCGGGTGATCTTTCGGGTCACGAAGTTCTCGCCCCGCCTGGGGCTCTCGTGATTGAAAAGGATCCCGTTGCATAGAAACAGCCCATAACTCTCCCGGTAGTTCACGACTTCGTGGTGCGCAGCTACTTTCGCGACGGCGTACGGCGAGCGCGGCTCGAACCTTGTTCCCTCGTTCTGGGGCGGTTTCGCCCTCCCGAACATCTCGCTGGAACCCGCCTGGTAGAACCGGGCAGCCTTCCCCCCATGCTTCAGGTGGAATCGGAGCGCCTCCAGGAATCTCAGGACGGCAGTTCCGTTCACCTCCATTGTGTATTCGGGCTGATCGAAGCTCACCCGCACATGGCTCTGCCCTCCGAGGTTGTAGATTTCATCCGGCTGTGCAAGATCAAGGATGTCCCGCAGGGACCCTGCGTCAGCAAGATCGCCGTAATGGAGGAAAAAATTCGGATTCGCCTTCCCACCCATGTGGAGGTGATCAATCCGGCTGGTGTTGAACGCCGAGGACCGCCGGACCATGCCGTGGACCTGATAGCCCTTCGAGAGGAGCAACTCCGCCAGGTAGCTTCCATCCTGGCCCGTGACGCCGGTGATCATCGCGGATCGTGAAGTGGGCATTCCTGCTCCTAGAGTTTGCTAGATGATAGTTGGCAAACGCTTCAATCCGGCCAAAAGAACCGCTTGGAGGGAAACCAGGGCGCCCCTCTCTCTACGCCCCAGAGTTCTTCTCCGCTCCTGGTATAATCCCTCGGCACCAAATGCCGCGAGGAGGCCTTTATGGCTTTTATGGACTGGGGCAAGGCCCAATTCATTGAAATCATCGAGTGGCTGGACGATTCAAATGACGTGCTGGCCTGGCGTTTCCCCGTGCGGAACCAGGAGATCAAGAACAACGCCCAGCTGGTGGTGCGGGAGAGCCAGGAGGCCACCTTCGTCCACGAGGGGCAGTTCGCCGACACCTTCACCCCCGGCACCCACACCCTCTCCACGAAGAACATGCCCATCCTGGCCGACCTCAAGGGCTGGAAGTACGGCTTCGAGAGCCCCTTCAAGTCGGAGGTCTACTTCACCAACACCCGGCTCTACAACGACCTGGGCTGGGGCACCTCCAACCCGATCATGATGCGGGACGCCGACTTCGGCATGCTGCGCATCCGCGCTTTCGGCATCTATTCCATCCGGGTGAAGGACTCCAAGAAGTTCCTCAAGGAGCTGGTGGGCACCAACGGCGTCTACACCAAGGACGACATCACCGAGCAGCTGCGCAAGAGCCTCATCAGCAAGTTCACCGACGCCCTGGGCGAGGCCAAGGTCCCCGCCCTGGACCTGGCAGCCCACTACGACGACCTCTCGGACCTGCTTCGCCAGAAGATGGACCCCGAATTCCAGACCATGGGCCTGGAGTGCTCCAAGCTCTTCATCGAGAACATCAGCCTCCCCGAGGAAGTCGAGGCCATGATGGACAAGCGAACCTCGGTGGGCATGATGGCCCCCGTGATGGGCGCCTACACCCAGATGCAGGTGGCCGATTCCGTGCCCCTGGCCGCACAGAACCCGGGCGGCATCGCCGGCATGGGCATGGGCCTGGGCATGGGCGTGGGCATGGGCAACATGATGGGCCAGCAGATGGGCGGCGCCATGGGCCAGATGGCCCAGGCCCCCTACCCCGCCGGCCAGGCCGCCCCGGCCCCGGCCAAGGGCATCAAGGAGGAGCTCACCGAACTCAAGGATCTCTTCGACAGCCAGCTCATCACCCAGGCCGAGTTTGATAAGCAGCGCAGCGCCATTCTTTCCAAGCACGGAATGGCCTGACCGCCCTGGAATGGCGTTGCCCCTCAAGGGATCGGCAAGGTAGGATCTAATGTCACCGAGGAGCGTTGCGAGCCGTCCCGTCCGGACGGCCTAGGCTCGGCGGCCTCCGTCCCGTCCAACGACGCTCACCCCGCGATCCCGCAAGGGCGCAGGGTGGGCATCCATCTCCATTCCACCACGTCCGGAGAACCCCCATGAGCCTTCTCGCCGTTGGAAGCGTAGCGTTCGATGACCTCGAGACCCCCTCGGGCCGCCGGGACAACATCCTGGGCGGTTCGGCCAGCCACTTCTCCCTCAGCGCGAGCCGGTTTCATCCCGTGCAGGTGGTGGCGATCGTCGGCGAGGATTTCGGTCCGGACCATTTCAAGGTTTTCGAAGGCCGCCCCATCGACCTCTCGGGCCTGATCAAGACCCCCGGCCTCAGCTTCCACTGGAAGGGGCAGTACGGCAGCGACCTCAATGAAGCCAGGACCCTGGAGACCCACCTGAACGTCTTTGCGGGCTTCAAGCCGGACCTTCCCGCGGCCTTCCGCAGCTCCCAGTACCTCTTCCTGGGCAACATCGATCCCACCCTCCAGCTGGACGTGGTCAGGCAGATGTCCCCCCGCCCCAAGTGGATCGCCCTGGACACCATGAACTTCTGGATCGACGGCGCCCGCGGGGCCCTGCTCGAGGTCCTCAAGGAGATCGACATCCTCCTCGTGAACGAGGCCGAGGCCCGCTCCCTCACGGGCGAGCGGAACCTCGTGAAGGTCTACGCAGCGATCCGCAAGCTCGGCCCGCAGATCCTCGTCGTCAAGCGCGGCGAGTACGGCATGCTCCTGTTCACCCCCGAGGGGCACTTTGCCGCTCCCGCCTTCCCCCTGGAGGAGGTCCACGATCCCACCGGAGCGGGCGACACCTTCGCAGGCGGGTTCCTCGGCTACCTCGCGGCCGCCGGGACGCTGGACCTGGCCACCATGAAGCGCGCGGCCCTGGCCGGAACGGTCATGGCCAGCTTCGCGGTGCAGGATTTCGGGACGGAGCGGGTGCAGGCTCTGGGCACCGAGGAGTACGAGAGCCGGATTGGAGCATTCAGGGAAATGATCCATATCGGTTGAGGAGGGCAGGTTCCACAGCGGACCGCAAGGTTGACGCCGACGAAGCGAGCGCCTACCTATTAGGGCGTGTTCCCTGCTGGTGCTAGGATTGGAAAATTAAAAGGTGATTTCATGCTTCGTCCCCGCTATGTAGGCGTCTTGTTCACGGCCCTCTCCCTCGTGGCCCAGGAACCGGGCCTCCCGGATCTCCAGAGCCTCCGGCAGGCTGCAACAGCGGCCCAACTGGGCGGGGCCGCAGCCACGGATGCCGTCCCACGGGGTACCGCGGCCACGGCTCGAACCCTGCAGGCACAGGAAGGCGCGCGCCAGGCTCCGTCCGAGCAGGACTCCATCCAGGCCGAGATCAAGGCCGCCAAGGCGAAAGAGCGAGGACCGAAGCGCTTCGCCGAGGACCTCTTCACGACGCGGCAGAGCTCTCCTTCCGGAACCGAGGGCGGCATCTCCGAGGACTACGTCCTGGGCGCCGGCGACCAGATCCAGATCAGCGCCTTCGGCAGTGCAAACTTCGAGCTCCCCGCCCAGGTGGACGGACGCGGCGAACTCGTGGTCCCCAAGGTGGGTTCGGTCAAGGTGGCCGGCATGAGCCTGGCCAGGGCCCGCTCCGCCGTCCAGGCGAAGGTGGCCCAGCAGTTCAGCCGGACCACGGTCGACCTCTCCGTCGTGAAGCTGCGGGAGGTGCGCGTCTTCGTCCTGGGTGAAGTCTACCGCCCCGGCGGCTACCTGGTCCCCAGCCTCAGCAGCCTTGTCAATGTGCTGAGCCTCGCGGGCGGCCCCACCGCCGCCGGCAGCTACCGCCAGATCCGGGTGATGCGCGGCGGCAAGGCCGTCCACCAGGTGGACCTCTACCCCCTGCGGGCCGAAGGCCTGGGCAACATGAATTTCGGCCTTCAGAGCGGCGACACCGTCTTCGTGCCGCTGGCCTTCAACCAGGTCACCCTGGAGGGCGCCTTCACCCGCGTGGTGGCCGCCACCGGCGACCTGCAGCCCAGGAAGGTGAAGACCCGCCTGGACAAGGAGATCGCCAAACTGAAGGAGCAGATCGCCGCGGAGGAATACCGCCTTGGCCCCAAGGGGTCCCCCAACCGCATGCATGCCGAGGCCCTGCTCGGGGAGCGGGAAGGGACCGAAGACATCGACCCGGACCGGGAACAGGACAAGGCCACCTCCAAGAACAAGGACAAGAAGCCGGACCTGGAACTGGAGCAGGAACGCTCCCAGGGTCAGGGACTGGATCAGTCTCTGGCGGCGGGCCCCATCCAGGGGCAGACAGCCTCCTACCAGGAGCCCACGCTAGCCGAACGGACCCTCATCGAGGAGCGCCTCGTCCTCCTGCGCAAGCGCCTTGACCGCATCAGCGTCCAGGCCCGTGGCGACCAGCGCACGACGAACATCCCAGAGCAGGAGGCCAAGGCCGAAAGCATCTCCATGGAGAACAGCGGACTCCCTGGCTGGCTCGCCCGTTGGAACTCCGACGGCGTGGCGCCTTCCATGCAGTTCGAGATGCTGCCTGGCGAGACGGTCGACCAGGCCCTGCGTTTCGCGGGGGGCCTCGCTCTGCAGGCCTTCGAGGACAGTCTCGTCCTGCGCCGCCTGGCCAAGGGCGGCGTCCTGGACGCCGCCGACGTCCCCCTGGCCAAGGCCGGCCAGGTCGAGCTCCGGCGGGGCGACGTCCTCTCGGCCCTCACCAGCCGCGAGCGCAGGGAAAGGCTCGTCACGGTATCCGGCTGGGCCCGGGTTCCCGGGAGCTTCTCCCGGCCCGAGGGGCTCCGGGTCGGCGACCTCCTTCGCAGGGAGTCCCAGCTTCTTCCCGACACCTACCTTCACCGGGGCGAGATCGTCCGCACCCTACCCGACCAGAGCACCAGCTACCTCGCCTTCGACGTGGCCCAGGCCCTCTCCGGCGAGCCGGCGCATAACCTCCTGCTCCAGGACCGTGACCAGATCGAGCTGTACCGGGTCTCCGACCTGCGCCTTCCCCAGACCGTCCAGGTCAGGGGCCCCGTCTCCCGTCCCGGCACCTTCCCCTTCCACGAGGGCATGCGCGCCTCGGACCTCCTTT from Geothrix sp. 21YS21S-2 includes these protein-coding regions:
- a CDS encoding zinc ribbon domain-containing protein, which gives rise to MPLYEYRCETCGEKEEKLEGFSAPTEHACEHCGAGMGMKRQISRTAFNLSGGGWHAQGYSGSAPEKKEAASEAPAAPKGGCSGGCACHSPAKDN
- a CDS encoding SLBB domain-containing protein; protein product: MLRPRYVGVLFTALSLVAQEPGLPDLQSLRQAATAAQLGGAAATDAVPRGTAATARTLQAQEGARQAPSEQDSIQAEIKAAKAKERGPKRFAEDLFTTRQSSPSGTEGGISEDYVLGAGDQIQISAFGSANFELPAQVDGRGELVVPKVGSVKVAGMSLARARSAVQAKVAQQFSRTTVDLSVVKLREVRVFVLGEVYRPGGYLVPSLSSLVNVLSLAGGPTAAGSYRQIRVMRGGKAVHQVDLYPLRAEGLGNMNFGLQSGDTVFVPLAFNQVTLEGAFTRVVAATGDLQPRKVKTRLDKEIAKLKEQIAAEEYRLGPKGSPNRMHAEALLGEREGTEDIDPDREQDKATSKNKDKKPDLELEQERSQGQGLDQSLAAGPIQGQTASYQEPTLAERTLIEERLVLLRKRLDRISVQARGDQRTTNIPEQEAKAESISMENSGLPGWLARWNSDGVAPSMQFEMLPGETVDQALRFAGGLALQAFEDSLVLRRLAKGGVLDAADVPLAKAGQVELRRGDVLSALTSRERRERLVTVSGWARVPGSFSRPEGLRVGDLLRRESQLLPDTYLHRGEIVRTLPDQSTSYLAFDVAQALSGEPAHNLLLQDRDQIELYRVSDLRLPQTVQVRGPVSRPGTFPFHEGMRASDLLFQTGVLLNEADRLVAELAHTREGKPSEIRKLDLTKLLSSETSSPVALNDEAVNPLLKPQDQISVYAKPDYRPHRSVTLLGQVVRPGVYVLDSPRTGLREVLARAGGLTAEAMPQGSIFLRPMATPNPDSFNVESQRANTQAPALNGINNILERLNETKRQPTTGTLLKTPILHGLGTGSLDRLVVNIPAILAGNDKLDVDLQDGDEIIIPRRTETAYVIGETASPFMSYHVVPGFKVRDMVKVAGGLTRNADDSNIRLLKADGRILDRSILGMEVEPGDAVLVPQRVRRDTTWQENLQAITPLALILNAIK
- the gmd gene encoding GDP-mannose 4,6-dehydratase, whose product is MPTSRSAMITGVTGQDGSYLAELLLSKGYQVHGMVRRSSAFNTSRIDHLHMGGKANPNFFLHYGDLADAGSLRDILDLAQPDEIYNLGGQSHVRVSFDQPEYTMEVNGTAVLRFLEALRFHLKHGGKAARFYQAGSSEMFGRAKPPQNEGTRFEPRSPYAVAKVAAHHEVVNYRESYGLFLCNGILFNHESPRRGENFVTRKITRAAARIKLGLEHRLTLGNLEPRRDWGFAGDYVEAMWRMLQQEEPDDYVIATGVSNSIRGFLDLAFATVGLDWHEFVDTDPRFLRPSEVDDIEGDASKARDLLGWKPTMDFASLVEMMVEADLELARTEIRTEG
- a CDS encoding nucleotidyl transferase AbiEii/AbiGii toxin family protein, with translation MTFGGPKREGELYKAAGPEAGSFVPELQILPVNQRALWPALRVLRDQGFVLYGGTAISLRLGHRVSVDFDFFTDRKLEHAGVIAALPFGGRSQVLQEAPNTLTLLVAVEEGSGEGVKVSFFGGRSMGRVGTPDVTSDGVVVAASLLDLMGTKLKVIQQRAEKKDYLDIHAMLGRGVGLDEGLAAGKALYGKTFQPSEALKALAYFGDGDLGGLPADVRESLVRKSASVIDIPALTILSSRLGPGEA
- the rpsL gene encoding 30S ribosomal protein S12, translated to MPTINQLIRQGRSTFENKTKSPALDACPQKRGVCTRVFTTTPKKPNSALRKVARVRLTNGIECTTYIPGVGHNLQEHSIVLIRGGRVKDLPGVRYHVVRGTLDATGVAGRNQSRSKYGAKRPKAGAVAAKKK
- a CDS encoding SPFH domain-containing protein — its product is MAFMDWGKAQFIEIIEWLDDSNDVLAWRFPVRNQEIKNNAQLVVRESQEATFVHEGQFADTFTPGTHTLSTKNMPILADLKGWKYGFESPFKSEVYFTNTRLYNDLGWGTSNPIMMRDADFGMLRIRAFGIYSIRVKDSKKFLKELVGTNGVYTKDDITEQLRKSLISKFTDALGEAKVPALDLAAHYDDLSDLLRQKMDPEFQTMGLECSKLFIENISLPEEVEAMMDKRTSVGMMAPVMGAYTQMQVADSVPLAAQNPGGIAGMGMGLGMGVGMGNMMGQQMGGAMGQMAQAPYPAGQAAPAPAKGIKEELTELKDLFDSQLITQAEFDKQRSAILSKHGMA
- the rfaE2 gene encoding D-glycero-beta-D-manno-heptose 1-phosphate adenylyltransferase, translated to MTSPARYFTDAQSFLSAHPNRNGKLCFTNGCFDLIHPGHVQYLEDARALGDFLVVGLNSDASVARLKGPSRPLQDEAARARVLLGLRSVDAVVRFEEDTPLELITALQPDILTKGGDYTPETVVGRDVVEARGGTLVLIPFLPGHSTSTIVERIKSGRGVLA
- a CDS encoding tetratricopeptide repeat protein encodes the protein MDIRTFLAAGLLGIVSQAQTAPAQADPFFLPSEARAYILKATGSAPTTQTKLQDLLQTLFLKRADGGIGLVYDNSRTRTVAEVWTDGRANCLSLTAFFVVACRAMGIHEEYAEALNTNHWRKAGGIIRFERHVVALTPAPPHNDLIADFVPELRKRYGTYKVVVLPETRFRALFYSNRAVECLTDGDLDAAREQAQLSLDSDPKSSVGWNILGVVYAAMDNPAKAEEAYRRAMELDKRDGAPIGNMEALLRNAGRVEEAQRFRALGETVRKKDPYFHAYLAEEALLEGDVAEAQNRMRSALRILPKDPDFLLLAARVRLAAGDLEGAIRSLQDAKKYADPSEQERYNSKIEGIQGMKGGKVER
- a CDS encoding formyltransferase family protein, which produces MTTAIVCAYSSVGHEALAGLLEAGINVQALFTYPQRPDEAWFTPPAALAQKHGIAVHMEKDFNSDKVYKTVAAMAPDFLFSFYFREMIHQRYLDLPKKGAYNLHGSLLPAYRGRAPINWVLVKGETATGITLHSMTSRPDDGDIIGQTPLPIAWDETALSLTLRSAAAARTLVKALVPGLVDGTAKRIPQKGLGASSYFGGRAPEDGQLDLTHPLHEAFNLIRAVADPWPNAFLETPRGLLKVAWALPSASPCPQGHFREGREGILLGFRDGALRLHTLRREGVRSERPSVHAAWLRELGIPEAK
- a CDS encoding PfkB family carbohydrate kinase — protein: MSLLAVGSVAFDDLETPSGRRDNILGGSASHFSLSASRFHPVQVVAIVGEDFGPDHFKVFEGRPIDLSGLIKTPGLSFHWKGQYGSDLNEARTLETHLNVFAGFKPDLPAAFRSSQYLFLGNIDPTLQLDVVRQMSPRPKWIALDTMNFWIDGARGALLEVLKEIDILLVNEAEARSLTGERNLVKVYAAIRKLGPQILVVKRGEYGMLLFTPEGHFAAPAFPLEEVHDPTGAGDTFAGGFLGYLAAAGTLDLATMKRAALAGTVMASFAVQDFGTERVQALGTEEYESRIGAFREMIHIG